The Mucilaginibacter terrenus genome has a segment encoding these proteins:
- the xrtN gene encoding exosortase N, with the protein MIALTLKLPLKWHAAVVLVAIYSGLLLWFVPHYFNWTAEMICGLMLVPYICTMDAQRRSLRYLAPALLFITLAMLMPVNTLFFLAMLFAALLLIESSFGRVSNILLFLLLLISPVFRHFTRLWEFPMRLWLTEKVAAVVNLLGMQASAVGNQIQLGKYEFSIDTACAGLNMLVMSVIIGLFVLAWYQKHVGKFLSVLSILLYVGFAVALNVLGNFFRILFIVIFKIMPGTFFHDVIGIICLAVYVLLPLLVLTKPILIRLGNGRSAVGAAIEPALHYPWLHALLLAAIMFTAVRVTSADSFVKPAANFTINGYSQQQMDGGIMKFENRRTLIYCKPAAFYAPEHDPMICWVGSGYTFTNIRQEMVGNTRIYLATLQKGTDRLYSAWWFDNGSIKTVDQFAWRWTAAKSGSRFYLVNVSASSPQALRERVGELLSKNLFKTSTTIK; encoded by the coding sequence ATGATAGCTTTAACATTAAAACTGCCGCTTAAATGGCATGCTGCAGTGGTTCTGGTTGCCATTTATTCAGGGCTGCTGTTATGGTTTGTGCCTCATTATTTTAACTGGACGGCAGAAATGATTTGCGGGTTAATGCTGGTGCCATACATCTGCACAATGGATGCGCAGCGGCGGTCATTACGCTACCTGGCTCCCGCGCTGCTGTTCATTACCCTGGCTATGCTGATGCCGGTTAATACGCTGTTTTTCCTGGCCATGCTGTTTGCCGCGCTGCTGCTTATAGAAAGTAGCTTTGGGCGGGTGAGTAACATACTGTTGTTCCTGCTGCTGCTTATTTCGCCCGTGTTCAGGCATTTTACACGCTTGTGGGAGTTCCCCATGCGTTTGTGGCTTACCGAGAAGGTAGCGGCTGTAGTAAACTTGCTGGGTATGCAGGCCAGTGCTGTGGGTAACCAAATTCAATTGGGCAAATACGAGTTCTCTATAGATACTGCTTGCGCAGGGCTCAACATGCTGGTAATGTCGGTGATTATCGGCCTGTTCGTACTGGCATGGTATCAAAAGCATGTTGGCAAGTTTTTAAGTGTTCTATCCATATTGCTGTATGTCGGCTTTGCTGTAGCACTCAATGTGCTTGGCAACTTCTTCAGGATACTGTTTATTGTGATTTTCAAGATCATGCCGGGCACATTCTTTCATGATGTGATTGGCATTATTTGCCTGGCCGTATACGTGCTTTTACCACTTTTAGTACTTACTAAACCTATCCTTATCCGCCTCGGGAACGGGCGCAGTGCTGTTGGTGCCGCTATTGAGCCTGCGCTCCATTACCCGTGGTTACATGCTTTACTGTTGGCTGCCATTATGTTTACAGCGGTACGGGTAACCAGTGCCGACAGCTTTGTAAAACCTGCAGCAAACTTTACTATTAACGGCTACAGCCAACAGCAGATGGATGGTGGTATCATGAAGTTTGAGAACCGGCGTACGCTCATTTACTGTAAGCCGGCCGCCTTTTACGCTCCTGAACATGACCCTATGATCTGCTGGGTAGGCAGCGGCTACACCTTTACCAACATCCGCCAGGAGATGGTTGGCAATACCCGGATTTACCTCGCTACGCTGCAAAAAGGTACAGATCGCCTTTACTCGGCATGGTGGTTTGACAACGGCAGCATAAAAACAGTGGACCAGTTTGCATGGCGCTGGACTGCTGCAAAAAGCGGCAGCCGGTTTTACCTTGTAAATGTCAGCGCATCCTCACCGCAAGCATTGCGCGAAAGAGTAGGGGAACTTTTAAGTAAAAACCTGTTTAAAACATCAACAACAATAAAATGA
- a CDS encoding XrtN system VIT domain-containing protein, whose amino-acid sequence MKKIVSYFWADKFGLVCIGVIIASFGLFLVADTFPGRDNFGKFFANYIISILMSVAVFSTAFKQHRWHLSKGKAEYTAYLLVIWFISAFALNREMNVFEDSTDWLCIWIVVSSLALTLAARYKDMQGFIKYVVFLLLGIALALFLYYAFYLLPLYIVSIVGMIAIGISFHTYIPMLMAIVAIRIIIRAYRDDKRVLYAAVAGFAVPVVIAGVFLFYWGQASDKINFAVNQNTLNEGKLPTWVAVSRQLERTPVTERIMKAGLVYHEVSPDGNLFWGGFPTMSFDAKKEHDPLVVLATLFFEKPNLDESDQINILKAMYNSRHQAQERLWSGDQLQTVSVISNVKLFPEYRFAYTEKTLTLRNNSNWEWNNQEAIYTFHMPEGSVVSSLSLWINGREEKSRLTTKAKADTVYKTIVGVEQHDPSVVHWQEGNTVSVRVFPCTTKENRRFRIGITSPLRLQGKRLLYENTFFEGPDARTAVETLQLCYSNKPADLQIPSIFKQSGVDLYSGTGTYQPEWELSCDAPALSATAFSFAGQNYKVSEDVPAYEAFEPKAVYLDVNSAWTEEEFKAAYRAAGNQPVYVYYDKLVRLTDENADELFQLLRSQNFSLFPFSQIKEPATALVITKSDGASPNLTDLDGSGFANELTSYLKEPRQVRVFNIGTKLTPYLKALKEMRVFNYSEGAPRELFALLNNKQFTKSPENDFVTAIAAAGFNISKTEGSASGQAPDHLLRLFAYNDIMKKVGPEYFKHGDVDTTNVAEAEQAYIVSPVSSMIVLETQEDYKRFGIDENKDSLKNASMKSSGAAPEPQEWLLIILGAAIVATFIYRSKKAVPQL is encoded by the coding sequence ATGAAAAAGATCGTCAGTTATTTTTGGGCAGACAAATTCGGGCTGGTTTGCATAGGGGTTATTATTGCCTCGTTCGGCTTGTTTTTGGTAGCCGATACATTTCCCGGGCGTGATAACTTTGGTAAGTTCTTCGCCAATTACATCATATCCATTTTAATGAGTGTGGCGGTGTTTTCCACAGCGTTTAAACAGCACCGTTGGCACTTAAGTAAGGGTAAGGCGGAGTATACCGCTTATCTGCTGGTAATATGGTTCATCAGCGCATTTGCATTAAACCGGGAGATGAATGTATTTGAAGACAGTACCGACTGGCTGTGCATATGGATAGTTGTATCATCACTGGCACTTACCCTGGCTGCCCGCTACAAGGATATGCAGGGATTTATTAAGTACGTTGTTTTCCTGCTGCTCGGGATCGCGCTGGCGCTGTTCCTGTATTATGCTTTTTACCTGCTGCCGTTGTACATCGTTAGCATAGTAGGCATGATAGCTATTGGCATATCTTTTCATACCTATATCCCCATGCTGATGGCCATTGTTGCCATACGGATCATCATTCGTGCTTACAGGGACGACAAACGGGTGTTGTATGCGGCTGTTGCGGGGTTTGCGGTGCCGGTTGTTATAGCGGGTGTGTTCCTGTTCTATTGGGGACAGGCAAGCGATAAGATCAACTTCGCTGTGAATCAAAACACACTTAATGAAGGCAAATTGCCCACCTGGGTAGCGGTGAGCCGCCAACTGGAACGCACGCCGGTTACCGAGCGGATAATGAAGGCAGGTTTGGTATACCACGAAGTAAGCCCTGATGGTAACCTTTTTTGGGGCGGCTTCCCTACTATGTCTTTCGACGCAAAAAAAGAGCACGACCCGCTGGTGGTACTTGCAACGTTGTTCTTCGAGAAACCTAATCTGGATGAAAGTGATCAAATTAACATACTCAAAGCCATGTACAACTCGCGTCACCAGGCGCAGGAACGGCTCTGGAGCGGCGACCAACTGCAAACGGTAAGTGTTATCAGCAACGTAAAACTTTTCCCCGAGTACCGTTTCGCCTATACCGAAAAGACACTTACGTTACGCAATAACAGTAACTGGGAATGGAACAACCAAGAGGCTATTTACACCTTCCACATGCCCGAGGGATCGGTAGTGAGTTCGTTATCATTATGGATAAACGGCAGGGAAGAAAAATCAAGGCTAACAACCAAAGCTAAGGCTGACACTGTGTACAAGACCATTGTAGGTGTAGAGCAGCATGACCCATCGGTTGTGCACTGGCAGGAGGGTAATACGGTAAGCGTGCGCGTGTTTCCGTGTACCACCAAAGAGAACCGCCGCTTTAGAATAGGTATCACCAGTCCGCTACGGCTGCAGGGCAAAAGATTACTGTATGAGAATACCTTTTTTGAGGGGCCTGATGCCAGGACTGCTGTTGAAACGCTGCAGCTTTGCTACAGCAACAAACCGGCTGACCTGCAAATTCCATCAATATTTAAGCAAAGTGGGGTAGACCTTTACAGTGGAACCGGCACTTACCAGCCGGAGTGGGAACTATCCTGCGATGCGCCGGCACTATCAGCAACTGCCTTCAGCTTTGCAGGCCAAAATTATAAGGTAAGCGAGGATGTACCCGCCTACGAAGCCTTTGAACCGAAAGCTGTGTACCTGGATGTGAACAGCGCCTGGACGGAAGAGGAATTTAAAGCGGCTTATCGGGCTGCTGGCAACCAACCGGTTTATGTTTACTACGATAAGCTGGTGCGGCTGACTGATGAAAATGCAGATGAACTATTCCAGCTGTTACGTAGTCAAAACTTTAGCTTGTTCCCGTTTAGCCAGATAAAAGAACCTGCTACAGCGCTGGTGATCACCAAAAGCGATGGTGCATCGCCAAACCTGACGGACCTGGACGGCAGTGGCTTCGCCAATGAACTAACATCATACTTAAAAGAGCCAAGGCAAGTAAGGGTGTTTAACATTGGCACAAAGCTTACTCCGTACTTGAAAGCTTTGAAAGAGATGAGAGTTTTTAACTACAGTGAGGGCGCCCCGCGGGAACTCTTCGCATTGTTGAACAATAAGCAATTTACAAAAAGTCCGGAGAATGATTTTGTCACTGCTATCGCAGCAGCCGGGTTCAACATCAGCAAAACTGAAGGTAGCGCGTCCGGACAGGCGCCTGATCATCTGCTGCGCTTGTTTGCTTACAATGATATCATGAAAAAGGTTGGTCCGGAATACTTTAAACACGGGGATGTTGATACCACCAATGTAGCCGAGGCAGAACAAGCGTATATTGTTTCGCCCGTGTCCAGCATGATCGTGCTGGAAACGCAGGAGGATTACAAACGCTTCGGCATTGACGAAAATAAGGACAGCCTGAAGAACGCTTCTATGAAGTCTTCCGGTGCTGCCCCGGAACCACAGGAATGGCTGCTTATTATCCTCGGTGCAGCTATAGTGGCAACGTTCATCTACCGGTCTAAAAAAGCAGTTCCGCAATTATAA
- a CDS encoding winged helix-turn-helix domain-containing protein, whose protein sequence is MKVTLNNFDKAFENRIRLQIMSVLVANESYDFNSLKELLDVTDGNLASHLKALEKEEYITVNKTFLGRKPNTRYVASELGRAAFKRHLQELENLIRQQKA, encoded by the coding sequence GTGAAAGTAACGCTAAATAATTTTGATAAAGCTTTTGAGAACCGCATCCGGCTGCAGATAATGAGCGTGCTGGTGGCTAACGAGAGCTACGACTTTAATTCGCTGAAGGAACTGCTGGACGTAACCGACGGCAACCTGGCCTCGCACCTGAAAGCGCTGGAGAAGGAGGAGTACATAACGGTGAATAAAACTTTTTTGGGGAGGAAGCCCAACACCCGTTATGTAGCATCTGAACTTGGCAGGGCAGCATTCAAGCGGCACCTGCAGGAGCTTGAAAATTTAATTAGGCAGCAGAAAGCCTAA
- a CDS encoding helix-turn-helix domain-containing protein, with product MLNEKTLAAAIKTRRLQLNYTQEYIAYKLNMSQNAYSKMELGYTSITVSRLIELCRALETDLFDMLKPVMQVA from the coding sequence ATGTTAAATGAAAAAACACTTGCAGCGGCTATCAAAACCAGGAGGCTGCAGCTTAATTACACCCAGGAGTATATAGCGTACAAGCTTAACATGTCGCAAAACGCCTACAGCAAAATGGAACTGGGCTATACCTCCATCACCGTAAGCAGGCTTATTGAGCTTTGCCGCGCACTGGAAACGGACCTTTTTGACATGCTGAAACCTGTAATGCAGGTAGCATAA
- a CDS encoding PQQ-dependent sugar dehydrogenase gives MFKTFTLFKALPAVLLLSVATITLHAQTPKKPEENRFTKVVLAQDVQEPMQFQIMKDGRVVYAERKGKIKVYDPATNKIAVIGEFAVSTKYVNKKGEVSEGEDGMQGVILDPDYETNHWIYLYYAPAGDVAKNTLERYVWLGKEILLNTKKTILDVPTQREECCHVGGGMLFDKDKNLYLSTGDNTFSRASDGFTPLDERPGMSPEDSQKSSSNTNDLRGKILRIHPQADGTYTIPAGNLFPPGTPKTKPEIYTMGNRNPWRLTIDSKTGWLYWGEVGPDGSKDDFEKRGPQSYDEFNQAKKPGNYGWPYFVGDNKAYRKYDFATKQSGDFFNAEHPENHSPNSSGLVELPPATPAFIWYAKGISEKFPLMESGGNSAVGGPIFRRADFKNPKRPFPEYYEGKWLITDWVRGWINVVEIDENGNYKSMERFLPELKLRGPIDMKFGPEGDLYVLEYGNGYFRNNPEAELIRIEFNGGNRRPQVQAAANKTAGSVPFKVNLSSAGTKDFDDDDVLSYTWAITKNGKPYKTLKEQNPSVTFTTPGVYKATLTVADLKGLKNSQAVTIKAGNEPPVVAVNITKGNSSFFFPGKTVTYKVNVNDKEDGSLANKRISPSQVSVSVNYLSEGYNMTAIAQKQQGVDASAKFAAGMALINKSDCRSCHAVKEKLLGPAFISVAKKYKNDPNAVTYLSKKIKTGGSGVWGDAAMPAHPALSANELNSVVRYIMSTATPQKAQKSMPVSGTYVTAIPKGDNENGSFIFRAAYTDKGTGTVAPILGENIVVLRGQLVPVKDVSETHNMVYNRDSTVAVVKDGGAWVKFAKTDLSGIKNLELALIPRGRGTDPVSTIELRSGAPDGKVIKSFTGSYNGLQKLTLDLPDGLGVTDLYLVFTGTPLRFGTVKFNND, from the coding sequence ATGTTTAAAACCTTTACCCTGTTCAAGGCGCTGCCGGCTGTACTACTGCTGAGCGTTGCTACCATTACCTTGCATGCGCAAACCCCTAAAAAGCCTGAGGAAAACCGTTTTACCAAAGTGGTACTGGCGCAGGATGTGCAAGAGCCTATGCAGTTCCAGATCATGAAGGATGGTCGCGTTGTTTACGCCGAACGCAAGGGTAAGATAAAGGTTTATGACCCGGCCACCAACAAGATAGCCGTGATAGGCGAGTTTGCCGTTAGCACCAAGTATGTGAACAAAAAGGGTGAGGTAAGCGAAGGCGAGGACGGAATGCAGGGCGTTATACTCGACCCTGATTACGAGACCAATCATTGGATTTATTTATACTATGCACCCGCAGGCGATGTCGCCAAGAACACGCTGGAACGTTACGTTTGGCTGGGAAAAGAGATACTGCTGAACACCAAAAAAACCATTTTGGATGTGCCTACCCAGCGTGAGGAGTGCTGCCACGTAGGCGGCGGTATGCTGTTTGATAAGGATAAGAACCTGTACCTGAGCACCGGCGACAATACTTTTTCCCGCGCGAGCGATGGGTTTACGCCGCTGGACGAGCGCCCGGGTATGTCACCTGAGGACTCGCAAAAATCATCGTCGAACACCAACGATTTGAGGGGCAAGATCCTGCGCATACATCCACAGGCAGATGGTACTTATACTATCCCGGCAGGGAACCTCTTCCCTCCCGGCACGCCGAAGACTAAACCAGAAATATATACCATGGGAAACCGTAACCCATGGCGGCTCACCATTGACAGCAAAACAGGCTGGCTGTACTGGGGCGAAGTTGGTCCGGATGGATCAAAGGACGATTTTGAAAAGCGTGGTCCGCAATCTTACGACGAGTTTAACCAGGCTAAAAAGCCAGGCAACTACGGATGGCCGTACTTTGTTGGTGATAATAAGGCTTACCGCAAGTACGACTTCGCCACCAAACAATCAGGCGATTTTTTTAACGCCGAACACCCGGAGAACCATTCGCCCAACAGCAGCGGTTTGGTAGAATTGCCGCCTGCAACACCTGCTTTCATTTGGTATGCTAAAGGCATCAGCGAAAAGTTCCCGCTGATGGAAAGTGGCGGTAACAGCGCGGTAGGTGGCCCTATCTTTCGCCGCGCCGATTTTAAAAATCCTAAACGGCCCTTCCCTGAGTATTATGAAGGCAAATGGCTGATAACCGATTGGGTGCGCGGTTGGATAAACGTGGTAGAGATAGATGAGAACGGCAATTACAAAAGCATGGAGCGCTTTTTGCCAGAGCTAAAACTGCGCGGACCTATAGATATGAAGTTTGGCCCCGAAGGTGACCTGTACGTGCTGGAGTATGGCAATGGTTACTTCCGCAACAATCCCGAGGCAGAACTTATCCGTATTGAATTTAACGGCGGCAACCGCAGGCCGCAGGTGCAGGCGGCTGCTAACAAAACAGCCGGTTCGGTACCCTTTAAGGTTAACCTGTCATCTGCAGGCACAAAAGACTTTGACGACGATGACGTACTTAGCTATACCTGGGCCATCACCAAAAATGGCAAACCCTACAAAACGCTAAAGGAACAAAATCCGTCGGTAACCTTTACTACACCGGGCGTTTATAAAGCCACCCTCACTGTAGCCGACCTGAAAGGCTTAAAGAACAGCCAGGCAGTAACCATAAAAGCGGGTAACGAGCCACCGGTTGTTGCAGTTAATATCACTAAAGGTAATAGCAGCTTCTTCTTCCCGGGTAAAACCGTGACATACAAAGTAAACGTTAACGATAAGGAGGATGGCAGTTTGGCCAACAAGCGTATTTCTCCGTCCCAGGTGTCGGTAAGCGTTAACTACCTGTCCGAAGGTTACAACATGACCGCAATTGCCCAGAAACAGCAGGGTGTAGATGCCTCTGCTAAGTTTGCAGCCGGTATGGCGCTCATCAACAAAAGCGATTGCAGGTCTTGCCACGCTGTTAAAGAAAAATTGCTCGGTCCGGCTTTTATATCAGTTGCCAAAAAATACAAGAACGACCCTAACGCGGTAACTTACCTGTCTAAAAAGATAAAAACCGGCGGCTCGGGTGTATGGGGCGATGCCGCAATGCCTGCCCACCCTGCCCTGTCTGCTAACGAGCTGAATAGCGTAGTGAGATACATCATGAGCACGGCCACACCTCAAAAAGCACAAAAATCGATGCCGGTAAGCGGCACTTATGTAACGGCGATCCCGAAAGGCGATAACGAGAACGGCAGCTTTATCTTCCGCGCTGCGTATACAGATAAAGGGACCGGCACTGTAGCGCCTATACTGGGTGAAAACATTGTGGTACTACGCGGTCAGCTGGTGCCTGTTAAAGATGTTAGCGAAACGCACAACATGGTTTATAACCGCGACAGTACAGTTGCGGTAGTAAAAGATGGTGGCGCGTGGGTAAAGTTCGCCAAAACCGACCTGTCTGGCATCAAAAACCTTGAGCTGGCGCTTATTCCCCGCGGTCGCGGCACAGACCCGGTGAGTACCATTGAACTTCGCTCGGGAGCGCCTGATGGGAAGGTCATCAAATCATTTACCGGCAGCTACAATGGCCTGCAAAAACTAACCCTCGACCTGCCAGACGGACTTGGCGTAACAGACCTTTACCTTGTATTTACCGGCACGCCGTTAAGATTTGGAACTGTAAAGTTTAATAATGATTAA
- a CDS encoding RDD family protein: protein MALYVVSRKYISDGRLLLLKRISETIVEQTVHRPSRGDDGKLQYQELTFQLHYNPAIESHFPRLWAKLIDMTLFFIPLQLVTHDSWWSALISVVVATIYGTLLEHYYGCTLGKKIIRLKVLDDYGNFPPLFLSLKRNALASLNLSQLPGVKFRFPDPDGLSHRYNMNLNNTVCQTYVVDERKVTEIREMLA from the coding sequence ATGGCGTTATACGTTGTTAGCAGAAAGTACATCTCGGATGGTAGATTACTGCTATTGAAAAGAATATCTGAAACTATTGTCGAGCAAACAGTTCACCGGCCCTCAAGGGGCGATGATGGTAAGCTACAATACCAGGAATTAACCTTCCAACTTCATTATAATCCAGCTATCGAAAGCCATTTCCCCAGGCTTTGGGCCAAGCTGATCGATATGACTTTATTTTTTATTCCGCTACAGCTTGTTACTCATGATAGCTGGTGGTCGGCATTAATTTCCGTAGTTGTGGCCACCATTTACGGCACCTTACTGGAACACTACTACGGTTGCACCTTAGGAAAAAAGATAATAAGGCTTAAGGTGCTGGATGATTACGGCAATTTTCCCCCTTTGTTCCTGTCGCTAAAACGCAACGCGCTCGCCTCATTGAATCTTTCGCAACTTCCGGGTGTTAAGTTCAGGTTTCCAGATCCTGATGGATTGTCACACCGCTACAACATGAACTTAAATAACACGGTATGCCAAACTTATGTAGTAGATGAAAGGAAGGTAACGGAGATCAGGGAGATGTTAGCGTAG
- a CDS encoding ADP-ribosylglycohydrolase family protein, with product MENKPVKPEWVPAAYRGSLIKTGTLKSMENICRGILFGVAIGDALGVPAEFKSREQLVNSPVTNMIGWGTHEQPPGTFSDDSSLTFCLAEAIADGFDLNKVASNMINWRYRKYWTAHNEVFDVGITTQSAIDRLGAGERPEFAGDFDERSNGNGSLMRILPLLVFIKDKAVNQRYELIKQVSSITHMHVRSVISCFYYLEFALGLLNGGDKIAVYQNLQVTVAEYLRSIEIVAGERQMFDRLLIDRIDMIPEGQIQSSGYVLHTLEASIWCLLNSDSYKDAVLKAVNLGNDTDTTAAVTGGLAALLYGYQTIPAEWLNQLARKDDIEDLAIRLSGAV from the coding sequence ATGGAAAATAAACCAGTAAAGCCGGAATGGGTGCCGGCGGCGTACCGTGGAAGCCTAATCAAAACAGGCACCCTAAAAAGCATGGAGAATATTTGTAGAGGTATACTATTTGGCGTAGCCATTGGCGACGCGCTAGGAGTACCTGCCGAATTTAAGAGCCGGGAACAACTGGTAAATTCGCCTGTAACAAATATGATTGGCTGGGGTACTCATGAACAGCCTCCTGGTACATTCTCTGATGATAGTTCCCTTACTTTTTGCTTGGCCGAAGCTATTGCCGACGGATTCGACCTAAATAAAGTAGCAAGTAACATGATCAACTGGCGCTATCGCAAGTACTGGACAGCTCACAACGAAGTTTTTGATGTTGGGATTACCACGCAAAGTGCCATTGACCGTTTAGGGGCAGGCGAAAGGCCGGAATTTGCAGGCGATTTTGACGAACGCAGTAACGGAAACGGCTCGTTGATGAGGATACTTCCTCTGCTTGTTTTTATAAAGGACAAAGCTGTTAACCAAAGATATGAACTTATTAAGCAGGTTTCATCGATTACGCACATGCATGTGCGTTCGGTGATATCGTGTTTTTACTATCTGGAATTTGCTTTAGGCTTATTAAATGGCGGAGACAAAATAGCTGTTTACCAAAACCTGCAAGTCACCGTTGCCGAGTATTTGAGATCAATTGAGATAGTTGCCGGTGAGCGACAGATGTTTGATCGGTTGCTGATAGACAGGATAGACATGATTCCGGAGGGGCAGATACAAAGCAGCGGCTATGTGCTTCACACATTAGAAGCAAGTATCTGGTGCCTGCTTAATTCTGATAGTTACAAGGATGCAGTGTTGAAGGCCGTGAACCTCGGCAATGACACTGATACAACCGCAGCCGTAACAGGCGGTTTAGCTGCGTTACTGTACGGTTATCAAACCATTCCTGCAGAATGGCTCAATCAATTAGCAAGAAAAGATGATATAGAAGATCTGGCGATAAGATTATCCGGAGCGGTCTGA
- a CDS encoding RNA 2'-phosphotransferase gives MISEKETTAISKFLSLVLRHNPKLIVIQLDAAGWVRVDELLEKMAAHGKPLTRAVLDHVVATNTKKRFAFDEHGEKVRASQGHSVEVELGLQPQTPPATLYHGTGSQSVESILATGLEKRNRQRVHLSADTETATKVGQRHGKPVIFEVAALDMYAQGHKFYLSENGVWLTDVVPPVFLKLMLNGK, from the coding sequence ATGATAAGTGAAAAGGAAACGACAGCCATCAGTAAATTCCTGAGCCTGGTTTTACGCCACAACCCAAAGTTAATTGTTATACAACTGGACGCGGCAGGATGGGTGCGTGTTGATGAATTACTGGAAAAGATGGCAGCGCATGGTAAGCCATTAACCCGTGCAGTACTTGACCATGTGGTGGCAACTAACACAAAGAAGCGTTTTGCCTTTGACGAGCATGGCGAGAAGGTCCGTGCCAGCCAGGGCCACTCGGTAGAAGTAGAGCTTGGTTTGCAACCGCAAACGCCACCTGCGACACTTTATCACGGTACCGGTAGTCAATCTGTAGAAAGTATTTTGGCGACAGGGTTAGAAAAGCGCAACAGGCAGCGCGTACATCTGAGCGCCGATACCGAAACGGCCACCAAAGTTGGGCAGCGGCACGGTAAGCCGGTGATTTTTGAAGTAGCAGCTTTAGATATGTACGCGCAGGGGCACAAGTTCTATCTATCAGAAAATGGCGTTTGGCTAACGGATGTTGTGCCACCTGTATTTTTAAAGCTCATGTTAAATGGAAAATAA
- a CDS encoding lipopolysaccharide biosynthesis protein codes for MLSLIKDKVKAFWSNGDERSLQVKRNIIYTFLIRGLSVLIGFMLLPLTINYLNSTQYGIWVTMASLVAWINTFDIGLSNGLRNKLAHALALNEHETVHRDVSTTYALLCIIAAAVFLLFFTIGSFFNWNELMRVPATVNFDVWSVLVITLASFCIQFVLQPVNSILTATHQPFKVSVITLMGQALTYLAIWLLSLWSKENLYLLVLITSGTPVLVLLVANLYLFATSLKSFIPRVKGIYLNNAKSLLTVSGAFFFIQIGALVLYETDNIVITRVLGPDQVTLFNIPFKYFSIINIIFFIIITPYWSAFTDAYARGDLHWIKQSVNKMRKLWLLASAFAVVLYLCADVVYKLWIGHGIAVPDMLSLVMAVYVILQTWMVIHAYLLNGVGKLRVQLILVISIGIINIPLSIWLIKQVGLPGTVLANIIVMLLTNIVITWQCKLIMDNKATGIWNR; via the coding sequence ATGCTATCTTTAATTAAAGACAAGGTAAAAGCTTTTTGGAGTAACGGAGACGAGCGTAGCCTGCAGGTTAAACGTAATATTATTTATACTTTTCTAATTCGCGGACTAAGCGTTCTTATAGGGTTTATGCTATTGCCACTTACCATTAATTATCTTAACTCAACACAATATGGTATTTGGGTTACTATGGCTTCCCTGGTGGCTTGGATCAATACCTTTGATATAGGGCTGAGCAATGGCCTTCGGAATAAATTGGCTCATGCACTGGCCCTTAATGAGCACGAAACAGTGCACCGCGATGTTAGTACAACTTATGCTTTGCTATGCATAATAGCAGCAGCTGTGTTCCTATTATTCTTCACAATAGGCTCCTTTTTTAATTGGAACGAGCTGATGCGCGTACCCGCCACGGTTAACTTCGACGTATGGTCTGTATTGGTAATCACCCTGGCTTCTTTTTGTATACAGTTTGTTTTACAGCCTGTTAATAGTATCCTTACCGCTACACACCAGCCTTTTAAAGTTTCAGTTATCACGCTGATGGGGCAGGCATTAACATACCTGGCCATTTGGCTTTTATCGCTATGGAGCAAAGAAAATTTATACCTGTTAGTGCTTATAACATCCGGAACACCGGTACTGGTGTTGCTTGTAGCTAACCTATACCTATTCGCTACAAGTCTCAAAAGCTTCATTCCCAGGGTTAAAGGTATATACCTAAATAACGCTAAAAGCCTGCTTACCGTAAGTGGCGCCTTCTTTTTCATACAAATAGGTGCGCTTGTACTTTATGAGACCGACAATATCGTGATCACAAGAGTGTTAGGGCCAGACCAGGTAACATTGTTTAATATTCCTTTCAAGTATTTTTCTATTATCAATATTATATTCTTTATCATTATAACACCTTACTGGAGCGCCTTTACAGATGCTTACGCTAGAGGAGACCTTCACTGGATTAAACAGTCTGTCAATAAGATGCGCAAGCTTTGGCTGCTTGCATCGGCGTTTGCAGTTGTGCTTTACCTTTGTGCGGACGTTGTTTACAAGCTGTGGATAGGACACGGTATTGCTGTTCCAGATATGCTCTCGCTTGTTATGGCTGTGTATGTAATACTACAAACCTGGATGGTAATACACGCTTACCTGCTTAATGGCGTAGGCAAGCTGAGGGTTCAATTGATACTGGTAATAAGTATAGGAATTATAAATATACCACTGTCTATATGGCTGATAAAGCAGGTAGGCTTGCCCGGCACGGTACTGGCCAATATTATAGTTATGTTGCTGACTAACATTGTTATAACCTGGCAATGCAAGCTCATCATGGACAACAAAGCCACCGGAATCTGGAACCGATGA